Proteins from a genomic interval of Mycolicibacterium grossiae:
- a CDS encoding TIGR03086 family metal-binding protein, whose protein sequence is MSSAAADGRTVMIDFTDACARTARLLPGVPDERLDAATPCERLSLAELLAHVGSLGPAFAAAARKDLGELTDSPPDDTAYRLDPDWRTRYPEALAALARAWRDPAAWQGMTRIAGQDLPGDVVAMIALGEVVIHGWDLAVATGQDYAVDDEVAAAVHGYVASFAADGPVEGLFGAAVPVGEDATVLERALAVSGRDPRWRAH, encoded by the coding sequence GACTTCACCGACGCGTGCGCGCGTACGGCCCGGCTGCTGCCGGGCGTCCCCGACGAGCGGCTCGACGCGGCGACGCCGTGCGAGCGGCTCTCCCTGGCTGAACTCCTCGCCCACGTCGGGTCGCTCGGCCCCGCCTTCGCCGCGGCGGCGCGCAAGGACCTCGGCGAGCTGACCGACAGCCCGCCCGATGACACCGCCTACCGCCTCGACCCGGACTGGCGCACGCGCTACCCCGAGGCGCTCGCGGCGCTCGCCCGGGCCTGGCGGGACCCGGCCGCGTGGCAGGGGATGACGCGGATCGCCGGGCAGGACCTGCCGGGCGACGTCGTCGCGATGATCGCGCTGGGCGAGGTCGTCATCCACGGCTGGGACCTCGCGGTGGCGACGGGGCAGGACTACGCGGTGGACGACGAGGTCGCGGCCGCCGTGCACGGCTACGTCGCGAGCTTCGCCGCCGACGGCCCCGTCGAGGGGCTGTTCGGCGCCGCGGTGCCGGTCGGCGAGGACGCCACCGTGCTGGAGCGCGCCCTGGCCGTCAGTGGGCGCGACCCGAGGTGGCGTGCACACTAG